One window from the genome of Bacillus thermozeamaize encodes:
- a CDS encoding stage V sporulation protein R: MKQDEIKLFERAIEEIAEVARGFGLDFYPMRFEIVPADVLYTFGAYGMPTRYSHWSFGKAFHRMKMDYDLNLSRIYELVINNDPCYAFFLEGNSLIQNKMIAAHVIAHCDFFKNNIRFSQTNRQMVESMAVSAERIRQYEMEYGSQEVEKILDAAMSIQEHIDPSLVKPPRRPPEEKTRSRGERPKPRTPYDDLWKLDGTPETPREERRRRFPEQPQKDLLLFILEHSHELSEWQRDILTIVRNEMLYFWPQIETKIMNEGWATYWHLRIMRELDLTEEETIEFAKLHSLVVQPSRHTINPYYLGVKIFEDIEKRWNEPTEEEQKRYGRKPGKGREKIFEVREIDSDISFLRNYLTKELVEELDLYIYQKVGNDWMIVEKDWEKVRDQMVAAKVNGGFPYIVVEDGDYLKNGELYLKHQYEGIELDLKYVERTLPYVYTLWGRTIHLETVVEERPVLFTYDGKRGHRRFL; encoded by the coding sequence GTGAAACAGGATGAGATCAAGCTGTTTGAACGGGCGATTGAGGAGATCGCCGAGGTGGCCAGAGGGTTTGGTCTGGATTTTTACCCTATGCGTTTTGAGATTGTGCCGGCCGATGTGCTGTATACCTTTGGCGCATACGGCATGCCGACCAGATATAGTCATTGGAGCTTTGGCAAAGCCTTTCACCGCATGAAAATGGACTACGATTTGAACCTGAGCCGCATTTACGAGCTGGTGATCAACAACGATCCGTGCTATGCCTTTTTTCTGGAAGGCAACAGCCTGATCCAGAACAAAATGATTGCCGCCCACGTGATTGCCCATTGCGACTTCTTCAAGAATAACATCCGTTTTAGCCAGACCAACCGGCAGATGGTGGAAAGCATGGCCGTATCTGCCGAACGGATTCGCCAGTATGAGATGGAATATGGATCACAGGAAGTGGAAAAGATTCTCGATGCCGCCATGTCCATACAGGAACATATTGACCCTTCCTTGGTGAAACCACCGCGCCGCCCGCCGGAAGAGAAGACGCGCTCGCGGGGAGAGCGGCCCAAGCCGCGCACGCCTTACGATGATCTATGGAAGTTGGATGGGACGCCAGAAACGCCGCGGGAGGAGCGGCGACGCCGTTTTCCGGAACAGCCGCAGAAAGATCTGTTGCTCTTCATTTTGGAGCACAGCCACGAGTTGAGCGAATGGCAGCGGGATATCCTGACCATCGTGCGGAATGAAATGCTCTATTTCTGGCCGCAAATTGAGACCAAGATCATGAATGAAGGCTGGGCTACCTACTGGCACTTGCGGATCATGCGGGAACTGGATTTGACGGAAGAAGAGACGATCGAATTTGCCAAGCTGCACAGTTTGGTGGTACAGCCCTCACGGCACACGATCAATCCGTATTACCTGGGTGTAAAAATATTTGAGGATATTGAAAAGCGCTGGAACGAGCCGACAGAGGAGGAACAAAAAAGGTACGGCAGAAAGCCGGGGAAAGGGCGGGAGAAAATTTTTGAGGTTCGTGAAATCGACTCGGACATTTCGTTCTTGCGAAACTACCTGACGAAAGAATTGGTGGAGGAACTGGATCTCTACATTTACCAAAAAGTGGGCAATGATTGGATGATTGTGGAAAAGGACTGGGAAAAAGTTCGTGATCAGATGGTGGCGGCCAAGGTCAACGGCGGATTCCCCTATATTGTTGTGGAAGACGGGGACTACCTGAAAAATGGCGAGCTTTACCTGAAACACCAATATGAAGGGATCGAGCTGGATCTGAAGTACGTGGAACGCACGCTCCCCTATGTCTACACCCTCTGGGGACGGACCATCCATCTTGAAACGGTGGTCGAGGAGCGGCCCGTGCTGTTTACCTATGACGGAAAGCGGGGCCACCGGAGATTTTTATAG
- a CDS encoding sporulation protein YhbH translates to MNRTPFTVSRDDWSLHRKGYQDQLRHQEKVREAIKKNLPDLISDESIVMSDGKQIVKIPIRSLEEYRFRYNFNKQKHTGQGNGKSKVGDILAREADGHPGQGQDGGAGDQPGVDYYEAEVTLDEIEEMLFAELELPNLQRKEEDQMVAEDIQFVDVRKKGLMGNLDKKRTILEAMKRHAVKGGKGLGAITPDDLRFKTWEEVELPHSNAVVIAMMDTSGSMGTFEKYIARTFFFWMVRFLRTKYENVEIVFIAHHTEAKEVNEEEFFTRGESGGTICSSAYRKALEIMDERYPSERYNIYPFHFSDGDNLTSDNERCVKLVKEIIERSNMFGYGEVNQYNRHSTLMTAYRQIQDPKFVHVLIREKVDVYEALKSFFRPRSVA, encoded by the coding sequence GTGAATCGAACGCCGTTTACGGTTTCACGCGACGATTGGTCCCTCCACCGAAAAGGATACCAGGATCAATTGCGTCATCAGGAGAAAGTACGGGAGGCCATTAAGAAAAACCTGCCCGATCTGATCAGCGATGAAAGTATTGTCATGTCGGATGGAAAGCAAATTGTGAAAATCCCGATCCGTTCGCTTGAGGAGTACCGCTTTCGCTACAATTTCAACAAGCAGAAACACACCGGACAAGGGAACGGAAAATCAAAAGTTGGCGACATTCTCGCAAGAGAAGCGGATGGCCATCCTGGCCAAGGGCAGGATGGCGGCGCGGGGGACCAGCCCGGCGTGGATTACTATGAAGCGGAAGTGACACTGGATGAAATTGAAGAAATGCTTTTTGCGGAACTGGAGCTGCCCAATCTGCAGCGCAAAGAAGAGGATCAAATGGTGGCGGAGGACATCCAGTTTGTCGATGTGCGGAAAAAAGGGCTGATGGGGAATCTGGACAAAAAACGGACGATCTTGGAGGCGATGAAACGCCATGCGGTAAAAGGCGGAAAGGGACTCGGGGCGATCACGCCCGACGACTTGCGTTTCAAGACCTGGGAGGAAGTGGAGCTGCCCCATTCCAATGCCGTAGTCATCGCCATGATGGACACGAGCGGGAGTATGGGCACATTTGAAAAATACATCGCGCGCACTTTTTTCTTCTGGATGGTTCGGTTTTTGCGAACCAAGTATGAAAATGTGGAAATCGTTTTTATCGCGCACCACACGGAGGCGAAAGAGGTCAACGAAGAGGAATTTTTCACGCGCGGTGAAAGCGGCGGAACCATTTGTTCGTCCGCTTACCGGAAGGCGCTGGAAATCATGGATGAGCGGTATCCCAGCGAACGGTACAACATCTATCCGTTCCACTTTTCAGATGGTGACAACTTGACCTCCGATAACGAGCGGTGCGTGAAGCTGGTAAAGGAAATCATCGAACGGAGCAACATGTTTGGCTACGGTGAAGTGAACCAATACAACCGGCACTCCACCCTGATGACAGCCTATCGGCAGATTCAGGATCCGAAGTTTGTCCATGTGTTGATCCGCGAAAAGGTAGACGTCTACGAGGCCCTCAAATCTTTTTTCAGGCCACGGTCAGTCGCCTAG
- a CDS encoding protein prkA, with amino-acid sequence MDILKRIEEHLSREEKLRWEGTFAEYLEIVRNHPNVAQTAHARVYNMIASAGIEEVNGHRRYLFFSKEIFGLDRTIERLVEEYFHSAAMRLDVRKRILLLMGPVSGGKSTIVNLLKRGLEAYSRTDEGALYGIKGCPMHEEPLHLVPAELRPEVEKELGVKIEGELCPYCRLMVEQEYNWRVEEVPVERVLLSESQRIGIGTFSPSDPKSQDIADLTGSIDFSTISEYGSESDPRAYRFDGELNKANRGIMEFQEMLKSDEKFLWNLLSLTQEGNFKAGRFALISADELIIAHTNESEYKAFISNKKNEALQSRIIVMPIPYNLRVSDEEKIYEKLIRQSDLGHVHIAPHALLAAAIFSILTRLKDSKKQGMDLIKKMRLYDGESVEGFKDSDVEELRNEYPEEGMDGIDPRYVINRISSALIRRDTECINALDVLRALKDGLDQHPSITKEEREKYLNFIALARKEYDELAKKEVQKAFVYSYEESAKTLLENYLDNVEAYCNWTKIRDPLTGEELDPDEKLMRSIEEQIGISENAKKAFREEILIRISAYARKGKKFDYNSHERLREAIEKKLFADLKDVVKITTSTKTPDESQLKKINEVTARLIDENGYCPICANELLRYVGSLLNR; translated from the coding sequence ATGGATATCTTAAAACGTATCGAGGAACACCTGAGCCGTGAAGAAAAGCTGAGATGGGAAGGTACATTTGCCGAGTATCTGGAGATTGTGAGAAATCATCCCAATGTCGCCCAGACTGCTCACGCTCGTGTATATAACATGATTGCCAGCGCAGGCATAGAGGAAGTGAATGGCCACCGCCGATACCTGTTTTTCAGTAAAGAGATTTTTGGCTTGGACCGGACCATTGAACGATTGGTGGAAGAATATTTTCACTCGGCGGCCATGCGACTGGACGTCCGCAAGCGGATCTTGCTGCTGATGGGGCCGGTCAGCGGTGGAAAATCGACGATTGTCAACCTCCTGAAACGGGGACTGGAGGCCTATTCACGAACCGATGAAGGGGCGTTGTACGGAATCAAGGGCTGCCCGATGCATGAAGAACCCCTTCATCTGGTTCCCGCAGAGTTGCGCCCGGAAGTGGAAAAAGAGCTGGGAGTGAAAATTGAGGGGGAGCTGTGCCCCTATTGCCGCCTGATGGTGGAGCAGGAATACAACTGGCGGGTGGAGGAGGTACCGGTTGAACGGGTGCTGCTCTCGGAAAGCCAGCGGATCGGGATCGGCACCTTCAGCCCTTCGGATCCGAAGTCCCAAGACATTGCCGATCTGACTGGGAGCATCGATTTTTCAACAATCTCCGAATACGGCTCGGAGTCAGACCCAAGAGCTTACCGTTTTGATGGGGAGTTGAACAAGGCCAACCGGGGGATCATGGAGTTTCAGGAAATGCTGAAAAGCGACGAGAAATTTCTCTGGAATCTCTTATCGCTGACACAAGAGGGCAACTTCAAGGCGGGCCGCTTCGCCTTGATCTCAGCGGATGAACTCATCATTGCGCACACCAACGAATCCGAGTACAAGGCGTTCATCAGCAACAAGAAAAATGAAGCCCTGCAGTCAAGGATAATCGTCATGCCGATTCCCTACAACCTGCGGGTATCGGATGAAGAGAAGATCTACGAGAAACTGATTCGCCAAAGCGACCTCGGCCACGTTCACATCGCGCCGCATGCGCTGCTGGCCGCCGCCATCTTCTCGATCCTGACGCGCTTGAAAGATTCCAAGAAGCAGGGGATGGACCTGATTAAAAAGATGCGCCTGTACGACGGCGAATCGGTGGAAGGATTCAAGGACAGCGACGTGGAAGAGCTGCGGAATGAATATCCGGAAGAGGGGATGGACGGAATCGATCCGCGTTATGTGATCAACCGGATCTCCAGCGCCTTGATTCGCCGTGACACCGAATGCATCAATGCCTTGGATGTGCTGCGCGCTTTGAAGGACGGCTTGGATCAACACCCTTCCATTACCAAGGAAGAGCGGGAAAAGTATCTCAACTTCATTGCTTTAGCCCGTAAGGAATACGACGAACTTGCGAAAAAAGAGGTTCAGAAGGCGTTTGTTTATTCATATGAAGAATCAGCAAAGACCCTTCTGGAAAACTATCTGGACAATGTGGAGGCTTATTGCAACTGGACAAAAATTCGCGATCCCCTGACTGGCGAGGAGCTTGATCCGGATGAAAAGCTGATGCGTTCCATCGAGGAACAAATCGGCATTTCGGAAAATGCGAAGAAAGCGTTCCGGGAAGAAATTTTGATTCGCATCTCGGCCTATGCGCGAAAAGGGAAAAAGTTTGACTATAATTCACATGAGCGTCTGCGGGAAGCGATTGAGAAGAAGCTGTTTGCCGATTTGAAGGATGTGGTCAAAATTACCACTTCCACCAAGACGCCGGATGAGAGCCAGTTGAAAAAAATCAACGAGGTGACGGCACGACTGATTGATGAAAACGGCTATTGCCCCATCTGTGCCAATGAGTTGCTGCGTTATGTCGGCAGTTTGTTGAACCGTTAA
- a CDS encoding homoserine O-acetyltransferase, translated as MENGAVLPEVKIAYETYGQLNEKKDNAVLVCHALTGNAHVSGTAGHPGWWDGLVGPEKWLDTDQYFVICSNVLGGCSGSTGPASLNPKTGRPYATSFPTVTIRDMVRAQKALLDQLGIPRLRCVIGGSMGGMQVLEWGILYPDFMDCLIPIATAARFSPMAIAYNHVAREAIMSDPAWQGGEYYPGPGPVKGLSIARAVGMISYRTAELFEERFGRRLQQSEEPQRELDFHSTYAVESYLRYQGEKLVRRFDANSYLYLLKAMDTHDICRDRGSLAEVLNVIQAEVLLIGVEEDLLYEISHLRNLYQMLKSLYKRTKMLTFSSPFGHDAFLVETDLIGPVVKQVLMQGV; from the coding sequence ATGGAAAACGGGGCTGTTTTGCCGGAAGTGAAAATCGCCTACGAAACTTACGGGCAGCTCAACGAGAAAAAAGACAACGCCGTGTTGGTCTGTCACGCGTTAACCGGAAATGCCCATGTTTCAGGAACTGCCGGTCACCCTGGGTGGTGGGACGGCCTGGTTGGGCCGGAAAAATGGCTGGATACCGACCAGTACTTTGTCATCTGTTCCAACGTGCTTGGCGGCTGCAGCGGCAGCACCGGCCCGGCCAGCCTGAACCCAAAAACGGGAAGACCTTATGCGACGAGCTTTCCAACAGTCACCATTCGTGATATGGTGCGCGCCCAGAAGGCGCTGTTGGATCAACTTGGCATTCCCCGGCTGCGCTGTGTGATTGGCGGTTCGATGGGCGGAATGCAGGTGCTGGAGTGGGGGATCCTTTACCCCGACTTTATGGACTGTCTGATTCCCATTGCGACAGCCGCCCGCTTTTCGCCCATGGCCATCGCGTATAACCATGTGGCGCGGGAAGCGATCATGAGCGATCCGGCCTGGCAGGGCGGAGAATACTATCCGGGCCCGGGACCGGTGAAGGGATTGTCGATTGCCCGTGCGGTCGGCATGATCAGCTATCGTACGGCGGAACTGTTTGAGGAGCGGTTTGGACGTCGTCTGCAGCAGAGTGAGGAACCGCAAAGGGAACTTGATTTTCATTCCACCTATGCCGTGGAAAGCTACTTGCGATACCAGGGGGAAAAACTGGTTCGGCGCTTTGACGCCAACAGTTACCTCTATCTGCTGAAAGCGATGGACACGCACGATATTTGCCGGGATCGCGGCAGCCTTGCGGAAGTGCTGAATGTGATACAGGCAGAGGTGTTGTTGATCGGTGTGGAGGAAGATCTCCTCTATGAAATTTCCCACCTCCGCAATTTGTATCAGATGCTCAAAAGCCTTTACAAAAGAACAAAAATGTTGACGTTCAGCTCGCCGTTCGGTCACGACGCATTTTTGGTGGAAACCGATCTGATCGGACCCGTCGTGAAACAAGTGTTGATGCAGGGTGTCTAA
- a CDS encoding O-acetylhomoserine aminocarboxypropyltransferase (catalyzes the formation of L-methionine and acetate from O-acetyl-L-homoserine and methanethiol) translates to MAEETKAWQLETIAVHAGQEPDPTTGARAVPIYQTTSYAFRNAEHAANLFALKETGNIYTRIMNPTQDVFEKRIAALEGGIGALATSSGQAAISYAIFNIAGAGDEIVSSSNLYGGTYNLFSTTLPKLGIKVHFVDGRDPENFRRAITPRTKALYAETVGNPRMDVLDIEAVAEIAHEAGIPLIVDNTLTPYLLRPIDHGADIVVHSATKFIGGHGTSIGGVIVDSGKFNWDNGKFPGLTEPDPSYHGLSYTRDVGAAAYIIKARVQLLRDLGAAISPFNAFLFLQGLETIHLRMERHSENAQRVAEYLAEHPLVEWVNYPGLPSSESYALAKKYLPKGQGAILTFGIRGGLEAGKRFIDALKLFSLLANVGDAKSLVIHPASTTHQQLTPEQQLSTGVTPELVRLSIGIEHVEDILADLEQALQASQA, encoded by the coding sequence ATGGCAGAGGAAACCAAAGCATGGCAATTGGAAACGATAGCTGTACACGCGGGACAAGAACCTGACCCGACGACCGGTGCCCGAGCGGTACCGATCTATCAGACCACTTCCTACGCATTCCGGAATGCGGAACACGCTGCCAATCTCTTTGCACTCAAGGAGACCGGAAACATTTATACCCGGATCATGAACCCGACGCAGGATGTATTTGAAAAACGCATCGCCGCTCTCGAGGGGGGCATCGGCGCTCTGGCTACTTCGTCGGGGCAGGCCGCGATTAGCTACGCCATTTTCAACATCGCAGGCGCCGGAGACGAGATCGTATCTTCCTCCAACCTGTATGGCGGAACCTATAACCTGTTTTCCACCACCTTGCCGAAACTGGGTATTAAAGTGCATTTTGTGGATGGCCGCGATCCGGAAAATTTCCGGCGCGCGATCACGCCGAGGACGAAGGCGCTGTATGCCGAAACCGTCGGCAATCCGCGCATGGATGTACTGGATATCGAGGCTGTCGCCGAGATTGCCCACGAGGCCGGCATTCCGCTGATCGTCGACAACACGCTCACGCCATACCTTTTGCGGCCGATTGACCACGGCGCGGATATCGTAGTGCATTCGGCAACCAAGTTCATCGGCGGGCACGGCACATCCATTGGCGGAGTGATCGTCGACAGCGGCAAGTTTAATTGGGACAACGGAAAGTTTCCCGGCTTGACAGAGCCAGACCCGAGCTATCATGGTCTCTCTTACACCCGCGATGTGGGAGCGGCCGCCTATATCATCAAGGCGAGGGTGCAGCTGTTGCGCGATTTGGGTGCGGCGATCTCCCCCTTCAACGCATTTTTGTTCTTGCAGGGCCTGGAGACCATTCACCTGCGGATGGAGCGGCATAGCGAAAACGCCCAGCGTGTGGCCGAATATCTGGCGGAACACCCGCTGGTGGAATGGGTGAATTACCCGGGGTTGCCTTCTAGTGAATCGTACGCGCTGGCGAAAAAATACCTGCCCAAGGGGCAAGGCGCCATTCTGACATTCGGAATTCGTGGCGGGCTGGAGGCTGGGAAACGGTTTATCGATGCGCTCAAGTTGTTCTCACTTCTGGCCAATGTCGGTGACGCCAAGTCGTTGGTCATTCATCCGGCCAGCACCACACACCAGCAACTGACGCCGGAACAACAGCTAAGCACCGGGGTGACGCCGGAACTGGTCCGTCTGTCGATCGGAATCGAACATGTGGAAGACATTTTGGCAGATTTGGAACAGGCCTTGCAAGCGAGCCAGGCGTAG
- a CDS encoding cobalamin-binding protein → MRIVSLCPSNTELLVALGLWDDVVGVDDDSDWPPAVNTKPRVGRDLNIDAEKVAALQPDLVVASLSVPGMERNIEELERLGLPYIILNPQHIDEIADNFRLLGSACGVPARGQEEADKFLRKLETIASRTTHVTYRPTLYWEWWPNPVYTPGRDNWLTDISRLAGGENLFAEVPTDNVKTDHASVAAKDPDFVLIVWCGVPIEKIKKEKITGRPEWDQMSAVRNNRVHILQEGYYCRPSQRLLTGLEALVNLIHPEL, encoded by the coding sequence ATGCGGATTGTCTCCCTCTGCCCGAGCAATACGGAATTGCTTGTGGCGTTGGGCTTGTGGGATGACGTGGTCGGGGTGGATGACGACTCCGACTGGCCACCTGCGGTCAACACCAAACCCAGGGTCGGCCGTGACTTGAACATTGATGCCGAAAAAGTGGCTGCCCTGCAGCCGGATTTGGTCGTCGCTTCACTCAGCGTACCGGGCATGGAGAGAAACATTGAAGAACTGGAACGGCTGGGCCTCCCCTATATCATCCTGAATCCCCAACACATCGACGAGATAGCGGACAATTTCCGTCTTTTGGGAAGCGCTTGTGGCGTGCCGGCGCGCGGACAAGAGGAAGCGGACAAATTTTTGCGGAAACTGGAAACCATCGCCTCCCGCACGACCCATGTCACATACCGCCCTACCCTCTATTGGGAATGGTGGCCCAATCCGGTGTACACCCCCGGAAGGGATAACTGGTTGACGGACATCAGCCGGCTCGCCGGAGGGGAAAACCTGTTCGCAGAAGTGCCGACAGATAATGTGAAAACGGATCACGCAAGTGTCGCCGCGAAGGATCCGGACTTTGTATTGATTGTTTGGTGCGGAGTCCCCATCGAAAAGATCAAAAAGGAGAAAATCACGGGACGTCCCGAATGGGATCAAATGTCAGCCGTTCGAAACAATCGGGTGCATATTTTGCAAGAAGGATACTATTGCCGCCCATCGCAACGGCTGCTGACCGGGCTGGAAGCGTTGGTCAACCTGATTCACCCGGAATTGTAG
- a CDS encoding thiamine biosynthesis protein ThiS has protein sequence MLLYINGQSREIPSEVDTVQRLLDHLNIGKKILIVQHNEEILKRENYASAPLREGDRIEIVHFVGGG, from the coding sequence GTGCTTCTTTACATTAACGGACAAAGCCGCGAGATCCCTTCAGAGGTGGATACCGTTCAAAGATTGCTTGATCATCTGAACATCGGAAAAAAGATTCTCATCGTCCAGCACAACGAGGAAATTCTGAAACGAGAAAACTACGCATCCGCTCCGCTCCGGGAGGGTGACAGAATCGAAATTGTCCACTTTGTCGGAGGTGGCTGA
- a CDS encoding thiazole synthase — protein MDLWQIGPYTFRSRFLLGTGKFSSLEVQAKAVEASQAEILTFAVRRLNLDKPDEPNFLEMLDLSKYKLLPNTAGATTAEEAVHIARLARASGLSEMIKVEVIGDPKYLLPDPIATLEATRQLVREGFIVLPYCSDDPVLAKKLEEAGAAAVMPGASPIGTGLGILNSYNLQVIREQARVPVIVDAGIGSPADAALAMELGADAILLNTAVSQAADPVLMAEAMRDAIIAGRKGYLAGRIPKKAVASASSPTSGLPWGTAAKAE, from the coding sequence ATGGACCTATGGCAGATCGGTCCTTATACGTTTCGCTCCCGCTTCCTGCTAGGAACGGGAAAATTTTCGTCGCTGGAGGTTCAAGCCAAAGCGGTCGAGGCCTCACAGGCGGAAATTCTCACCTTTGCCGTCCGCAGACTCAACCTGGACAAACCCGATGAACCCAATTTTTTGGAAATGCTGGATCTATCCAAGTACAAGCTCCTGCCCAATACGGCAGGGGCCACCACGGCAGAAGAAGCGGTTCACATCGCCCGCCTGGCCCGCGCATCCGGCCTTTCCGAAATGATCAAAGTGGAAGTGATCGGCGATCCGAAATACCTGCTCCCCGATCCAATCGCCACGCTGGAAGCCACCCGCCAGCTCGTCCGCGAAGGGTTTATCGTTCTGCCCTACTGTTCGGACGATCCCGTCCTGGCGAAAAAACTGGAGGAAGCAGGCGCTGCCGCCGTCATGCCCGGCGCCTCTCCCATCGGTACCGGTCTGGGGATTCTCAACTCTTACAACCTGCAAGTGATTCGCGAGCAGGCACGGGTTCCGGTGATCGTGGATGCCGGCATCGGCTCACCGGCCGACGCCGCGCTGGCCATGGAACTGGGAGCCGACGCGATCCTTCTCAACACAGCCGTCTCGCAAGCAGCCGATCCTGTTCTCATGGCCGAAGCCATGCGTGATGCGATCATTGCCGGACGCAAAGGTTACCTGGCCGGTCGCATCCCCAAAAAAGCCGTCGCCTCTGCCTCCAGTCCTACATCAGGCCTCCCGTGGGGAACAGCCGCAAAAGCGGAATAA
- a CDS encoding threonine ammonia-lyase, whose translation MHDGDLVQYSDVVDALNVVSEVVHRTPLVYSKTFSLWSGSEVYLKLENLQRTGAFKIRGAYNMIAHLAPEERAKGVVAASAGNHAQGVALSASLFGIPATVVMPEKAPQSKIEATEGYGAKVLLRGTTYNDAYEYAMQYCRLTGATFVHAFNHPHVIAGQGTIALEILQERMDLDAILVPIGGGGLIAGIGVAVKAIQPQMKVIGVQPAGSPSTVLSLKNGQRTTLSSIQTIADGLAVKTPGELTFSLIQKVVDDVITVTEEEISEAMWLLLERNKNLVEGAGAVGVAALLNNRCPGLKGKKVAVVVSGGNVDMSRLLALPRKEQSAHFSREDRKPKKALQHA comes from the coding sequence ATGCATGATGGGGATTTGGTTCAATACAGCGATGTGGTTGACGCGTTAAATGTGGTAAGCGAAGTGGTACACCGGACGCCGCTTGTCTATTCGAAAACGTTCAGCCTCTGGAGCGGCAGTGAGGTGTACCTGAAACTGGAAAATCTGCAGCGAACAGGCGCGTTTAAAATTCGTGGCGCCTACAACATGATTGCCCACCTTGCCCCTGAAGAGCGGGCCAAAGGAGTGGTTGCAGCATCGGCAGGCAATCATGCGCAGGGTGTTGCCCTGTCTGCTTCTCTCTTTGGCATTCCGGCCACCGTTGTGATGCCGGAGAAGGCTCCCCAGTCCAAGATTGAGGCGACGGAAGGATATGGGGCCAAAGTGTTGCTGCGGGGGACCACATACAATGACGCGTACGAATATGCGATGCAGTATTGCCGGCTGACTGGAGCTACCTTTGTTCATGCATTTAACCATCCGCACGTGATAGCTGGCCAAGGTACGATTGCATTGGAAATTTTGCAAGAGCGCATGGATTTGGACGCCATTTTGGTGCCCATTGGCGGTGGCGGTTTGATTGCGGGGATTGGTGTGGCTGTCAAGGCGATCCAGCCCCAGATGAAAGTGATCGGCGTACAGCCGGCCGGTTCCCCTTCAACGGTTCTGTCGCTGAAGAATGGGCAACGGACCACGCTCTCCTCGATTCAGACGATTGCCGATGGTCTGGCCGTGAAGACGCCCGGAGAACTGACTTTTTCGCTCATCCAAAAAGTGGTGGATGATGTCATCACCGTGACGGAAGAGGAGATCAGCGAGGCCATGTGGCTCTTGTTGGAGAGAAATAAAAACCTGGTGGAAGGAGCGGGAGCGGTCGGCGTTGCCGCCCTGTTGAACAACCGCTGTCCTGGACTGAAGGGTAAAAAGGTGGCCGTCGTCGTCAGCGGAGGAAACGTGGATATGAGCCGCCTGCTGGCCTTGCCGCGCAAGGAACAGTCCGCTCATTTCTCAAGAGAGGACCGGAAGCCGAAAAAGGCCCTTCAGCATGCTTAA
- a CDS encoding NADH dehydrogenase has product MTAVTLQKKLHYNEADVTLVNENSYHYFTTELHMPAAGTYHHNRVRVPIKSLLNENKIRFVQGRVAAINLPSQQVELENGESLDYDYLVIALGSAPETFGIPGLLDYAYGIRNINTVRMIRQHIEYMFAKYANEPERLELLTFIVGGAGFTGIEFVGELADRVPELCREYDVDRELVKIYNIEAAPQALPGFDPELVEYAVKVLENKGVTFLINTPIKECTPEGVILGDGREIKAGTVIWTGGVRGNAIVENSGIETMRGRVKVDEYLRAPGMENVFVIGDCSLIFNGEGRPYPPTAQMATQQGKALANNLVALLRGSRMEPFQYRHRGTIASLGKGEGIGMIGKRKLFGSSAAFMKKVVDNRSLFMIGGLSLVLKKGKF; this is encoded by the coding sequence ATGACGGCCGTCACGTTGCAGAAAAAACTGCACTACAATGAAGCGGACGTCACGCTGGTCAACGAAAACAGCTACCATTATTTTACCACTGAACTCCACATGCCGGCGGCGGGTACTTACCATCACAATCGGGTAAGGGTGCCGATAAAGAGCCTCTTGAATGAGAACAAAATTCGCTTTGTCCAAGGCAGGGTAGCTGCGATTAACCTGCCATCCCAGCAGGTGGAACTGGAAAACGGCGAGTCTTTGGATTACGATTACCTCGTGATTGCACTGGGGAGCGCCCCAGAAACGTTTGGCATACCAGGTCTCCTGGATTATGCTTACGGCATCCGGAACATCAATACGGTGCGCATGATTCGCCAGCATATAGAATATATGTTCGCAAAATATGCCAATGAACCGGAGCGGTTGGAACTTCTGACGTTTATCGTCGGTGGGGCCGGGTTTACAGGAATCGAGTTTGTCGGAGAGCTGGCGGATCGGGTGCCCGAGCTTTGCCGCGAGTATGATGTGGATCGTGAGCTGGTCAAGATTTACAACATTGAGGCGGCCCCTCAGGCGCTGCCCGGCTTTGATCCCGAGCTGGTGGAATATGCGGTCAAGGTGCTTGAAAACAAAGGGGTGACCTTTTTGATTAACACTCCGATCAAGGAGTGCACACCGGAGGGGGTCATCCTCGGCGACGGGCGCGAAATCAAGGCGGGAACCGTGATCTGGACGGGCGGCGTGCGCGGCAATGCGATTGTGGAGAACAGCGGCATCGAGACGATGCGGGGACGGGTCAAGGTGGACGAATACCTGCGCGCTCCTGGAATGGAGAATGTGTTTGTCATCGGGGATTGTTCACTGATCTTTAATGGCGAAGGACGTCCTTACCCACCCACCGCCCAGATGGCGACACAGCAGGGGAAAGCTTTGGCAAACAATCTCGTGGCCTTGCTGCGAGGCTCCCGGATGGAACCATTTCAATACCGTCATCGCGGCACTATCGCTTCTCTTGGAAAAGGAGAAGGAATTGGCATGATCGGCAAGCGGAAGCTGTTTGGATCGTCGGCGGCCTTTATGAAAAAAGTGGTGGACAACCGTTCCCTGTTCATGATTGGCGGCCTGTCCCTGGTTTTGAAAAAGGGAAAGTTCTGA